In one Silene latifolia isolate original U9 population chromosome 10, ASM4854445v1, whole genome shotgun sequence genomic region, the following are encoded:
- the LOC141605976 gene encoding uncharacterized protein LOC141605976 → MEKKRVTVPLVCHGHSRPVVDLFYSPVTPDGFFLISASKDSSPMLRNGETGDWIGTFQGHKGAVWSCCLDTNALIAATASADFSAKVWDAITGDVKHSFDHKHIVRSCAFSEDTHLLLTGGMEKVLRIYDMNRPDAPPREVDKSPGSVRTLAWLHSDQTILSSCTDMGGVRLWDVRTGQIVRTLDTASSVTSAEVSQDGRYITTCDGTSVKFWDANYFGLVKSYEMKCTVESASLEPKYGNKFVAGGEDMWVRVFDFHTGEETACNKGHHGPVHCVRFSPGGESYASGSEDGTIRIWQTGPLTPEDNECVASNIGSSDKGKVGSVEQVSQKLEGFHIVDEDKAKEEATNDQDK, encoded by the exons ATGGAGAAGAAAAGGGTAACAGTGCCATTAGTATGCCATGGGCATTCTCGTCCAGTGGTTGATCTTTTTTACAGTCCTGTTACTCCTGATGGGTTCTTCCTCATTAGTGCTAGCAAGG ATTCTAGCCCGATGCTTAGAAACGGGGAAACTGGAGATTGGATTGGAACATTTCAGGGCCATAAAGGTGCAGTGTGGAGTTGCTGCTTAGACACAAATGCTTTAATTGCAGCTACAGCATCTGCTGACTTCTCTGC GAAAGTGTGGGATGCCATAACTGGAGATGTGAAACATTCTTTTGACCACAAGCACATTGTTCGATCATGTGCTTTTTCAGAG GACACTCACCTTCTTTTAACTGGTGGGATGGAAAAAGTTTTGCGCATTTATGATATGAATCGTCCAGATGCACCTCCCAGAGAAGTTGACAAGTCTCCAGGCTCTGTGAGAACTTTAGCATGGCTTCATAGCGACCAGACTATTTTGAGTTCTTGCACTGACATGGGTGGAGTTAG ATTATGGGATGTCAGAACTGGGCAGATAGTCCGAACCCTTGACACTGCGTCATCAGTCACTAGTGCTGAGGTGAGCCAAGATGGCCGCTATATCACAACCTGTGACGGGACTAGTGTGAAGTTTTGGGATGCCAACTA TTTTGGATTGGTGAAGAGCTATGAAATGAAATGCACTGTGGAATCTGCCTCATTAGAGCCAAAATATGGTAACAAATTTGTTGCTGGAGGGGAAGATATGTGGGTCCGAGTCTTTGATTTCCATACTGGTGAAGAGACAG CGTGCAACAAGGGTCACCATGGTCCAGTACACTGTGTGCGTTTCTCGCCAGGAGGTGAATCATATGCCTCTGGTTCTGAAGACGGAACCATTAGAATATGGCAGACTGGCCCTTTGACCCCGGAAGATAATGAGTGTGTTGCCTCTAATATCGGATCTAGTGACAAGGGTAAAGTTGGTAGTGTGGAACAAGTTTCACAGAAGTTGGAAGGCTTCCATATTGTTGACGAGGATAAGGCCAAGGAAGAAGcaacaaatgatcaagataaataa